The stretch of DNA ttctctccagtatgaattctgagatgtcgAGTAAGGTGTGAGTGCCGGCTAAAGGCCATgacacattctttacatttgtaaggtttctgtCCAGTATGAATCCTGAGATGTCGAGTAAGGTGTGAGTGGTTTGTAAAGCCCTTACCACAGTGTTCACatgtgtaaggtttctctccagtatggattctgagATGTACAGTAAGGTGTGACTGGTTTGTAAAGGCCTTACCACAGTCcttacatttgtaaggtttctctctagtatgaattctgagatgttcaGTAAGGTGTGAGTGCTGgcgaaaggccttgccacattgttgaCATTTGTAACGTTTCTCTCTAATATGGATTTGCTCATGTCTATTTAGCGATGAGCAGTCCTTAAAGGTTTGACCACACTCTTCACAGGTGTAGGACGCCTCTCCAGCATGCATTCTCTGATGTTGAGGTAGTGTTGATTGCCAATGAAGGACCAGGCCACCGTCCTTACAAGTGTACCTTTTCTTTCCAGTGCCaattgtgttatgtatatttagTCTTGGTGACTGACTAAGTGTGTTTCCAGACTTCTTACTTGTGGATGGCTTTTGTCCCACACAACTTGTCTGAGGATCACCAACACTGGGGGACAGCCACAGAGCGTTCCCAGGTTCTCGAGAAGGATTGT from Suricata suricatta isolate VVHF042 unplaced genomic scaffold, meerkat_22Aug2017_6uvM2_HiC HiC_scaffold_1845, whole genome shotgun sequence encodes:
- the LOC115284747 gene encoding zinc finger protein 525-like translates to FKSEEESVKWHQLEGHLRKRSTQQNYEAILNGHRIAVCSESEARFNQGSNVNKRLRTHLPENHLECNKGEDVLSQRPKRIKQRSTHLEDNPSREPGNALWLSPSVGDPQTSCVGQKPSTSKKSGNTLSQSPRLNIHNTIGTGKKRYTCKDGGLVLHWQSTLPQHQRMHAGEASYTCEECGQTFKDCSSLNRHEQIHIREKRYKCQQCGKAFRQHSHLTEHLRIHTREKPYKCKDCGKAFTNQSHLTVHLRIHTGEKPYTCEHCGKGFTNHSHLTRHLRIHTGQKPYKCKECVMAFSRHSHLTRHLRIHTGEKPYICERC